TGACCTCGCTCCTCCTCGCCGCCGGCCTCGGCCTCACCGGGGCCGGTCACGCGACGGCCGCGACCGGCGGCTATGTGGCACTCGGCGACTCCTACTCCTCAGGAGTCGGCGCGGGCAGCTACCTCAGCTCCAGCGGCTCCTGCGACCGCAGCACGAAGGCGTACCCCTACCTGTGGAACGCCGCGCACAGTCCGTCCTCGTTCGCCTTCAACGCCTGCTCGGGCGCCACGACGGACGACGTCATGGCGGGCCAGCTCGGCTCGCTGAACTCCTCCACCTCACTGGTCTCCATCACCATCGGCGGCAACGACGCCGGCTTCTCCGACGTCATGACGACCTGTGTCATCCAGTCCGACAGCGCCTGCCTCTCCCGGATCAACACGGCCAAGGCGTACGTCGACTCCACGCTCCCCGGCAAGCTGGACACCGTCTACAACGCGATCAGCGCCAAGGCCCCGAGCGCCCGGGTGGTCGTGCTCAGCTACCCGCGCTTCTACCTGCTCGGCCAGACCTGCCTCGGTCTCTCCGACACCAAGCGGTCCGCGATCAACGGCGCGGCCGACTACATCGACGCCGCCATCCAGAAGCGCGCCCAAGCCCACGGCTTCGTCTTCGGCGACGTCCGCTCCGCGTTCTCCA
Above is a genomic segment from Streptomyces fodineus containing:
- a CDS encoding SGNH/GDSL hydrolase family protein encodes the protein MRRSRLTGFVTSLLLAAGLGLTGAGHATAATGGYVALGDSYSSGVGAGSYLSSSGSCDRSTKAYPYLWNAAHSPSSFAFNACSGATTDDVMAGQLGSLNSSTSLVSITIGGNDAGFSDVMTTCVIQSDSACLSRINTAKAYVDSTLPGKLDTVYNAISAKAPSARVVVLSYPRFYLLGQTCLGLSDTKRSAINGAADYIDAAIQKRAQAHGFVFGDVRSAFSSHEICSGDSWLHSVNWLDISESYHPTAGGQSGGYLPVLTNNA